CGCATAAAATCTGCGAATGTTCGAAAATATTACATAATCCATACCCATCATCCCCCAACCATGTATCCCTTTACTCGCATTACCTCAGATAATCCAAAAATATGCACTTTTCATGGCGTACCTTTAGATTGGGTCAAAATCAATTATCGATATCTCCATCCTTTTGTTGGACCGGTGTATAAATTTGTTGAGAGACGCATAATCGAGAACGTGGATGCAATTACTACTGCAGGAATATATCCACAAATGGGATTAAAAAAAAGATATCCTAATTTAGATTTAGATAAAAAATATGGGTAATACCGAGTGGTGTTGATTTAGATAAATTTAGGCCGATGGATAAGAACAAATTAAAAGAAAAGTATAACCTCTGCAGATTCGATAATATAATCTTATTCGCAGAGCGACTTTCAGAAGTAAAGAATTTGAAACTGTTGTTAGAGAGTTTTGCATTGGTTGAGAATACATTAGAAGATATAGCTCTTGTAATTGCCGGGCGAGGAGATAAAGAATGGGAAATAAAACTGCTTTCCCAAAAAATGGATATCAAGAATGTCATTCTTACTGGAGAAGTAAGTCCTGAGAAAATGCCAGAGATTTACAATTGTGCAGACGTTGTCGCTCTCACTTCTTGGTATGAGGCCAGTCCTACTGTGGTAAAAGAAGCGTTAGCATGCGGAGTACCTGTTGTTTCAACGAATGTAGGTGATGTGAGTGAGATAATTACTGATCCACAGTTAGGCACTGTTGTCGATGAATATGATGAGAAACTCTTCGCAGATGCTTTGATAAAAACCATTGAGATGACTAAAGCAATACCGGAAGAGGTCAGAAAGAAATGCCGAGAAATAGCTTTAGAACGATTTGGTTTCAACAAAGTGGCAAAAGAATTCTTGGCTGTTTATGAGAAAGCAATGACTATGAGGGGAGCAAAAATAAAAACTAAATGAGACCGAATGTGCACGGAATTAGTAAATCCCATTGCTTCAAAATCTATTTCAATGCGCCCCATGCATTGACTTATATTCTTTTTTTCCAGTGCGCCATATTGGATCTATGAGAGAATCTTGAAAAACACCCATTTCTGATTTAATAGAGAATGCCAGATTTTGATGATTCGATTGATCTATAGCGGTCTCAATATATATGAATGAGACCTAGCGAGTTTTAACATGGGATTTTTCAAAAATATTTCGTTCTCACCAAAGCAATTTCAATTTCATGGGTTTCGCAATGACATCTTTGTGGTAATTTCTCTAGTTCCATATTTTAAATGGATACCAGCTGCTATCGGTCTAGAATTCGGCAGGTGCTTTCCAAGTAGCTTGAAGCATTTCATTAGTTTTTTCCTGATCTATCGAAACGGTCTAATAAGTCAATTTCTTCCATGACTATTGGGTCAACGCCAAAATCGATCGTCAATGTTCAACTCTTGTTTCTTACTATTCTCTCAAGTAATTGCATCTCGATTTTAATCCTTGAGTCCCAATTACGACTATCGATTATCGTCTTTCTGGCGTTTCGTCCGAGTTCGTCTCTCAACGCCTCGTTTTGATAGAGTTGCAGTAAAGCCTTCGCAAAGCCATCTATATCGTTTGGTGGTACCAATATTCCGTTATAATTGCATCTAATCAAACTTCTCGTTCTTCCTGCATCAAAGGCTACAACAGCACGGCCACAAGACATAGCTTCCTGGATGGATAGGTTTAGATTGGATTTCAACGAAGTTCCGACTACTACATCGGCTATCCGCAAGTAATCGCGTACTTCTTTAGTAGTCTTTCTCCCCTTAAATTCGACCAAGTGATTAATATTCTCTTTTTCGACCAATTCTTCAAGCCCAGCTCTTTGTTTTCCATCGCCGATAATAATAAACTTAGCGGTTCTCTGGCCTTTCGGGTTCCCATAATGATTCAATTCCTCTAAGAATTTCTTAAACGCAAGAATGCCTAGGTCTACCCTTTTGAAGGAATCAAGCCTCTGAGTCGACAAAATTGTGAAAATATCATTTTTTTTTCTATCACCGCATGGACTAAAGAAATCAGTGTCGATAGCATGGTATACAACT
This DNA window, taken from Methanomassiliicoccales archaeon, encodes the following:
- a CDS encoding glycosyltransferase family 4 protein, with amino-acid sequence MKVAIAYNYDPSNLRGGGGITYVHNLLKELLNKAEEVVLFGCKLSENQTFRHSNLEFIPVLRGTDDWWKFLINLPRRIKSANVRKYYIIHTHHPPTMYPFTRITSDNPKICTFHGVPLDWVKINYRYLHPFVGPVYKFVERRIIENVDAITTAGIYPQMGLKKRYPNLDLDKKYG
- a CDS encoding glycosyltransferase family 4 protein; its protein translation is MVDESRLIDGISLIRVVDGLPPAIGGSITHPIELSRKMNSLLKKQLIIAPSKNIKDGDFENSFEVPIAKVYYPENLERFKQLKLPVAPFKIWIYSKSVSKKIEENSKDFDIVYVHGTLLGAMIGWHLKKSNVRIPLVILQHSSNPFKISIRSALMERLAPFFFKFSKPNFLLIVDDGGELEETLTLYKKHGILHEVVYHAIDTDFFSPCGDRKKNDIFTILSTQRLDSFKRVDLGILAFKKFLEELNHYGNPKGQRTAKFIIIGDGKQRAGLEELVEKENINHLVEFKGRKTTKEVRDYLRIADVVVGTSLKSNLNLSIQEAMSCGRAVVAFDAGRTRSLIRCNYNGILVPPNDIDGFAKALLQLYQNEALRDELGRNARKTIIDSRNWDSRIKIEMQLLERIVRNKS
- a CDS encoding glycosyltransferase family 4 protein, translated to MDKNKLKEKYNLCRFDNIILFAERLSEVKNLKLLLESFALVENTLEDIALVIAGRGDKEWEIKLLSQKMDIKNVILTGEVSPEKMPEIYNCADVVALTSWYEASPTVVKEALACGVPVVSTNVGDVSEIITDPQLGTVVDEYDEKLFADALIKTIEMTKAIPEEVRKKCREIALERFGFNKVAKEFLAVYEKAMTMRGAKIKTK